Proteins encoded within one genomic window of Romeriopsis navalis LEGE 11480:
- a CDS encoding M23 family metallopeptidase translates to MASKRTFVTTSVLATSWLIQSYAAVAQTPVVEIAPAPVTAPAPPSVPAAVVEVAPAPARPIPVRSAPIPAAPVAPAPVRSAPAPIPPAPAPVAPAPVQSAPVVEPPAPLAVDSAEAFIDRSDYNLGATEREEVPVEIITRGQPSKQPIRARSIPAKLPNYRAAQARTSVQVGSINLSSAGIGWKPQAAPPSAASIVSPSRSYLNRKFLKPLGSVTQKALRMAFPVAIPAPITSLFGWRIHPISGAQKLHTGTDIGAPMGTPVMAAMTGRVILADQLGGYGITVALEHDNGMRQTLYAHMSELFVRPGDVVQQGTVIGRVGSTGASTGPHLHFELRQMMPDGTWVAMDSGEHLNNSMGNLVRSLQIAQQQRQTALRPTPPNVSSETVKPVQ, encoded by the coding sequence ATGGCCTCCAAACGTACATTTGTCACAACTTCGGTTCTTGCGACTAGCTGGTTAATCCAGAGCTATGCGGCAGTCGCCCAGACACCGGTTGTCGAGATTGCCCCTGCGCCCGTTACCGCACCCGCACCGCCGTCAGTTCCTGCTGCGGTTGTCGAAGTCGCACCCGCACCGGCCCGGCCCATACCTGTACGTTCAGCACCAATTCCTGCCGCACCCGTCGCACCCGCTCCGGTGAGATCTGCGCCCGCACCGATTCCTCCTGCGCCCGCACCCGTTGCACCGGCACCGGTCCAGTCCGCACCCGTAGTCGAGCCCCCCGCACCTCTTGCCGTTGACTCGGCAGAAGCCTTCATTGATCGTTCGGATTACAACTTGGGTGCCACAGAGCGTGAGGAAGTCCCCGTCGAAATCATCACGCGGGGTCAACCCAGTAAACAACCAATCCGCGCACGATCAATTCCGGCCAAGCTACCGAACTATCGCGCGGCTCAAGCACGAACTTCCGTTCAAGTCGGTTCGATTAATCTTTCCAGCGCGGGGATTGGCTGGAAACCACAAGCAGCGCCACCATCAGCGGCCAGTATTGTTTCACCCAGCCGGTCATACCTCAATCGGAAGTTTTTAAAGCCCTTGGGCAGTGTGACGCAGAAAGCACTCCGGATGGCTTTCCCCGTTGCGATTCCTGCGCCCATCACGTCATTGTTCGGATGGCGGATTCACCCAATCAGCGGAGCGCAGAAACTCCATACAGGTACCGATATTGGCGCCCCCATGGGGACACCCGTTATGGCGGCGATGACAGGGCGCGTGATTTTGGCCGATCAATTAGGGGGCTATGGCATCACCGTCGCGCTCGAACATGATAATGGCATGCGTCAAACCCTATATGCCCATATGTCGGAACTCTTCGTCCGTCCGGGGGATGTTGTACAGCAGGGTACCGTCATTGGTCGCGTGGGTAGCACTGGCGCTTCAACTGGCCCGCACCTGCACTTTGAGCTACGGCAGATGATGCCCGATGGCACTTGGGTGGCTATGGACTCCGGCGAACATCTCAATAATTCCATGGGCAATCTCGTACGATCGCTCCAAATTGCCCAACAGCAACGCCAAACTGCCCTGCGTCCAACACCACCAAACGTTTCTAGCGAAACGGTCAAGCCGGTCCAGTAG